Part of the Caulobacter sp. SL161 genome is shown below.
ATCGAGCAGGCCGACGCCCGTGTGGTTTCGCCCGCCAAGATTCCGACCCGTCCGAGCTATCCGAACCCGACACTCAACCTCGCGCTGGGCCTCGTGCTCGCGCTCGGCGCTGGTCTGGCTGCAGTTGTTCTGGCTGAGATCCTGATGGCGGGCCTGTTCACAGAGGACGAGGTCGAGCGCCGTCTGGGCCTGCCCTATCTGGGCGCTGTCCCGAGCCTCGACACGGCCGTTGATGACCCCAAGACCCTCAAGGGCATGACGCCGCCCGACTATCTGCTGGCCAAGCCGCTTTCGAGCTTTGCTGAAAGCCTGCGCAAGCTCAGGGCTTCGATCCTCTTCTCGAAGGTCGGCGAGACGGTCCAGGTGATCGCGGTGACCTCCTCGCTGCCGGGTGAGGGCAAGACGACAACCACGTTCTCGCTGGCCCGCACGCTCGCGACGTCTGGTGCGAACGTAATCGTCGTCGACTGCGACCTTCGACAGAGCGCCATCAGCCAGTTCCTGAAGGAGCCGGCGCCTGTGGGCCTTCTGGAGGTGCTCAATGGCGTCGCAACGCTTGAGCAGGCCGTGATCCACGATGAAAGCGGCGCGCATATTTTGCCGCTGGCGAAGTCGTCCTACACGCCGCGCGATGTGCTCGGCTCCTCGGCCATGCATCGCCTGCTGCAGGAGTTGCGCCAGAAGTACGAGATCGTCCTTCTCGACACCGCGCCGCTGCTGGCTATCGCCGACACGCGTATCCTGGCGCCGCATACCGACGCCGTGGTGATGCTGGTCCGTTGGAAGAAGACCCCGGTCAAGGCCGTTCAATCGGCTCTGGCGCTGCTGCAGGGCACCCGCGCGTTCATCGCCGGCGTCGCCCTGACCCAGATGGATCTGAAGGCGCAGTCTCGCTACGGCTACGGCGACTCCTACTACTACTACGCGAATTATCGAAAGTACTATGCGGACTAGCAAGCGGTTGGGCGCCGGCTCGTCCTCGTTCGGATCGTCGGGCTCAAGACGGCTCAAATTGTCGGAGGGCGTCGCTATCGGCGCCCTCCTGACACTGATCTTCGCCGAGATCATTGCGTTCGGCGCGAGCGAGCTGGCGGTTTCGTCCGCCTTCGCCGCGCTCCACGCGCTTTTTCCTATTGTTCTGCTAGCCACTTGCGGCTGGGCTCGAAACACGGTCCGACAGGGCGTCAGCCCCACCTTGTGGCTGCCTTTCGCCATCCTCATGCTCGTGACCGCCTGGGCGCTCACGCCGTTTGGGCCGGGTGGTCCGCACCCGGTCTGGCTCTATGTCGAGCCAAACGGGGGAGCGATCACGGTCGATCGGTCATCCCTGATTCTCAACCTGGTCCGCCTTGGCGGTTTGGCCTGCCTGTTCCTGGCGGCTCAGATCATCGGTAGCTCCGAGACGCGACGGCGCGCCCTGTTCTGGTTCATGCTCGTTGCGCTCGGCGCCTACGCTGCTATGGCCATTCTGCAGCACGTCGGCGTCCGAGCCACGGGGCGCATGACCGCCACCTTGCTCAGCCCCAATACGCTCGCCACGCTCATGGGCGTGTGTGCCGTGTTCGCGGCGATGTTCGTCACCCAGTTCATCCAGCGGGCGGGGGGCAGGCTTTCGCTCGACAAGCTGCCGTTGGACGCCGGCATCAGTCTTGCCCTCCTCGCGGTGTTTGCGGTGGCGCTGGCCTTCACAGGATCCCGCGGCGGGATCTTCGCCACTGTGGTCTCGCTCGCGATCTTCCTGATCTGGCAGGTGCTGGCCCAGGGCAAGCGCGGGCGGGTCGTGGTGATGATCGGCGGCGCTGCTGTGCTCCTCGCCGCGGTTGGTCTGGCCATGCGCAGCGCCGATATCACCGCCGCCCGGCTCGAAAATCTGGACGGTGACGTCGCCACGCGTCAGGCCATCTTCGCCGCGCACTGGCAGGCCTTCAAGGCCAGCCCTTGGTTCGGTTACGGCCTCGGCTCATTTCCGGCCGTCAACCAGATTGTGATGACGAGCGAAAACCTAGGGGTTCTGTTCGATGTCCGCGCGACCCACAATCTCTATCTCCAGTGGCTCGAGGAGGCTGGCCTCCTCGGCGCGCTGAGCATGCTGGGTCTGCTGGGCGTCTTGATGTGGCAGGTCGGCGCCGCCGCGAACAAGCCAGGGACCAGCGGGGCTCTCGCCCGCGCGGCGATCGCTTCGACGGTTCTGGTGCTCCTGCACGGCATGTCTGACTTCGCCGTCCAAGCGCCTGCGCTTCAGGCTCTCTTTGCGGTCGGCCTCGGCGCGCTGGCCGTCTCGTCACCGTCGCGGCGGGCGGGTCGCCTTCCCGCCTTTCGCGCAACGCCAACCTTCGCCGGGGTCGTGTTGGTCAGTGGACTGCTCGTGTCGGCGCCACTTGTCGCCGCACGTTTCGGGGGGGACCTGAGCATTCTGCCGACGGCGCCAGCGGAGGCGCTGGCGTCGAACGTCGAGACGGGACTGGCGAGCGGCGCAACAGATCAGGCTACGCTCGACCGGCTGGACGCCCTGAGCCGGCGCGAAGTCGCTATGAGCCCCGGCGTCGGCGTGGCGTGGCTCCGGAAGGCTGCCGTGGATTTCAAGCGTGGCGACTTCGCGCGCGCCAATGAGGCTCTCGACCGGTCCTATACGGTCGCGCCGTTGCACACGAGCGCGTTCATGGCCCGCACGCGCCTCGCCTACGAGCATTGGGCGAGGCTGACGCCCGCCGTCCGCAAGCAGGTGATCTACCAGGTTCGCGTCGAGTACAAACGTTCAGGCGGCGACCGACGGCTTACGGCTCTGGCCAACAGCATTCAGGACCCGTCCGGCCGTATTGGCCTGGCGCTTCTCATCGTCGCCGAGCGCATGACCAAGACAGCCGCTCAGTAGGCGTTGTCGGTCGTCAGTAGGCTGGGGACGGTGCGCAGGACGATTTTCAGATCCCGCCAGAGCGACCAGGTCTGGATGTAGTCGATGTCCGCCTCGATCCGCTGGCGCATGAGCTCGACCGTCTCGGTGCCGCCGCGAAGGCCTCTGACCTGGGCAAGCCCGGTCAGGCCAGGTCGCGCGTTGTAGCGGGCGACATATTCGGGGATCCGCGCGCTGTAGTAGACATCGTGGGCGGTGGCGTGAGGCCTGGGTCCCACCAAGGACATGTCGCCGCGCAGGACGTTGAGCAGCTGCGGCAGCTCGTCGATGCTGGTCGCACGCAGGATGCGCCCCACCCGGGTGACACGGTCGTCTCCCCGTTGCGCTTGCGCGACGTCCGGGCCGTCCTCCCGGCAATGCATGGTCCGCAGTTTGAGGATCTGGAAGGGCGCGCCGCCCAGACCGCCACGGGTCTGGCGGAAAAGAGCGGGACCTGGTGACTCGAGCTTTATGGCGAGGGCCGCCAGCAGCAGGAGCGGAGCGAACAGGGCGGTCAGCAGAGCTGCGGCCACCACATCCAGGACGCGTTTGCGCCGATCGACCGCCACCCGAGGCAACGGTCCTCCCGGCCCCGGCGTCAAGAGCTGGGTCGACGGCCCTAGATCCACCGGATGATCCTTTGGTTTCACCAGCGCGTCGCAGACAGGCTGTTCAAGTTCACAGAACCACACGCTAACGCAATCGCTTGATGTCGTCGTGGACAAAAAAAGCGAAGCCAAAGCCATAATGTTAACAGCCGGTAGACCTTGTTCTTTCACGGGCCATTAGCGGCGCGGCGTTTACATCATCGCCAGCAGGAGCACTGTCTGATGATCGACGCAAAGTTGTCTTTCGCCCCGATTGAATCTGTGCCGGCGCGGCGGCTCCCGCCGCTGGCGGGCCTCGCGCTGGCCGCCGCACTCTCGGCGGGCCTCTGGGCGCTTCTGGCGGTGGCCATCGCGCAGTTGGTCTGATCCGACCGGATCACCAGAGCCAAAACCTTCATTCAGCACAGAAAGCCCGCTCGGCGCCGCCGGGCGGGCTTTCTGTTGTCCGGGTGTTTGGGTCCCGCCGTGCGAAAACCCCGAGCCTGGGGCTCGGGGTTTGAAGCTCAACGAACCGTTGCGCGGTAGGCGTTAGGCGATCGACGTCCACAGGGCGGTGCCGGGCACTTGGCGCTCAACCCAGCGATAGTTGAGGTCCGCCCACGGTGTGGCCCACGGCGTGAGGTTGTCGAGCACCCAGTCGCCGCTTTTCAGCGACACCATCAGCACCGCGTGCCCCTCGCCCCGCGCCGTCACGGCGACGGCGATCGACAGCGCCGACTCGGAGACGCCGGCGGCGATCAGTTGGCGACGCTTCTCGAGGACGTAGTCCTCGCAGTCGCCATAGAGCTTGCCATCGACCATGCGCGGCAGCGCCCAGTACTCTTCCTGGCCGTACAGGTCACTGTCATTGGCCTTCTTCACGTCGCGATTTACCTGCTGGTTGATCCGGTTGAGCAGCTTCATCTGGTCGCGTTCGTTACGATCGAACCAGGCCAGGACGGTTTCGGGTTCTTCGACCGGCGTGAACGCGCGCATCTGACCGGCGGCGACGAAGTCTTCCACGGGGCCAATCGTAAACGCCTCGACGACTTCCAAGGACACCAGTGCGACGTCTGCGTCGCTGTCGCTATCCAAAGATGCCGTCGGCGCGAAGGTCCGTGTGGGGGCCAGGCCCACGGACGACGTCGGGGTCATGGTCTGGCGGCTCTGGGCGCCTAGCAGCGCCAGCTGGGTGGTGGGAAGCCCGCACGTCTCGAGGTCGCGACGGCAAAGGTCAGCGAAGCCCGCGGGCGCCAGAACGCCATGGCCGCGCGGCATGAACGGCATCCCGCCGGCCTGTGCCTGGGCGCTCGTCATCAGCGCAGCGGCGCTGATCAGTCCCATAACAATGTTTCGCGCCTTGAACATGCTGACCTCGCTGTGTTCGTGAGGTCAGTATTCATGTGAGGTCCGAAAAAG
Proteins encoded:
- a CDS encoding O-antigen ligase family protein, which codes for MRTSKRLGAGSSSFGSSGSRRLKLSEGVAIGALLTLIFAEIIAFGASELAVSSAFAALHALFPIVLLATCGWARNTVRQGVSPTLWLPFAILMLVTAWALTPFGPGGPHPVWLYVEPNGGAITVDRSSLILNLVRLGGLACLFLAAQIIGSSETRRRALFWFMLVALGAYAAMAILQHVGVRATGRMTATLLSPNTLATLMGVCAVFAAMFVTQFIQRAGGRLSLDKLPLDAGISLALLAVFAVALAFTGSRGGIFATVVSLAIFLIWQVLAQGKRGRVVVMIGGAAVLLAAVGLAMRSADITAARLENLDGDVATRQAIFAAHWQAFKASPWFGYGLGSFPAVNQIVMTSENLGVLFDVRATHNLYLQWLEEAGLLGALSMLGLLGVLMWQVGAAANKPGTSGALARAAIASTVLVLLHGMSDFAVQAPALQALFAVGLGALAVSSPSRRAGRLPAFRATPTFAGVVLVSGLLVSAPLVAARFGGDLSILPTAPAEALASNVETGLASGATDQATLDRLDALSRREVAMSPGVGVAWLRKAAVDFKRGDFARANEALDRSYTVAPLHTSAFMARTRLAYEHWARLTPAVRKQVIYQVRVEYKRSGGDRRLTALANSIQDPSGRIGLALLIVAERMTKTAAQ
- a CDS encoding transglutaminase-like cysteine peptidase, whose translation is MFKARNIVMGLISAAALMTSAQAQAGGMPFMPRGHGVLAPAGFADLCRRDLETCGLPTTQLALLGAQSRQTMTPTSSVGLAPTRTFAPTASLDSDSDADVALVSLEVVEAFTIGPVEDFVAAGQMRAFTPVEEPETVLAWFDRNERDQMKLLNRINQQVNRDVKKANDSDLYGQEEYWALPRMVDGKLYGDCEDYVLEKRRQLIAAGVSESALSIAVAVTARGEGHAVLMVSLKSGDWVLDNLTPWATPWADLNYRWVERQVPGTALWTSIA
- a CDS encoding exopolysaccharide biosynthesis polyprenyl glycosylphosphotransferase; the encoded protein is MDLGPSTQLLTPGPGGPLPRVAVDRRKRVLDVVAAALLTALFAPLLLLAALAIKLESPGPALFRQTRGGLGGAPFQILKLRTMHCREDGPDVAQAQRGDDRVTRVGRILRATSIDELPQLLNVLRGDMSLVGPRPHATAHDVYYSARIPEYVARYNARPGLTGLAQVRGLRGGTETVELMRQRIEADIDYIQTWSLWRDLKIVLRTVPSLLTTDNAY